A window from Planococcus maritimus encodes these proteins:
- the uvrC gene encoding excinuclease ABC subunit UvrC, with translation MKNEMIQHKLAVLPDQPGCYLMKDRQGTIIYVGKAKVLKNRVRSYFTGSHDTKTQRLVNEIEDFEYIVTSSDKEALILELTLIKKHDPKYNIRLKDNKTYPYLKITGERHPKLVITRQVKKDKGKYFGPYPNAYAASETKKLLDRLYPLRKCHTMPDRVCLYYHLGQCLAPCVKPVEKDTYKEMIDGISRFLNGGFREVKQDLTEKMSEAAENLEFERAKEYRDQISHIESVMEKQKMAMNDFTNRDVFAYAVDKGWICIQVFFVRQGKLIEREVSMFPLYRDPDEEFLTFLGQFYEKPDHIKPNEILLQEAEDEEFLKEWLGAKVLVPQRGKKKDLVQLAQKNAEIAIKEKFQLLERQEERTVGACNELGEAMNIHTPLRIEAFDNSHIQGADAVSAMVVFIDGKPSKKDYRKYKTRSAQKPDDYAAMREVVRRRYSRVLKDGLPLPDLIIIDGGKGQIESAREIVEDELGLDIPIAGLAKDAKHQTSQLLYGNPIEMVELKRTSEAFYLLQRIQDEVHRFVITFHRQLRGKNSIQSALDGLQGVGPKRKQQLLKHFGSVRKIKEANAAEIQQAGIPEKLAAEIEQHFKEQPLQQE, from the coding sequence ATGAAAAATGAGATGATTCAACATAAATTAGCGGTATTGCCGGATCAGCCGGGTTGCTATTTGATGAAAGATCGACAAGGGACAATCATCTATGTGGGCAAGGCGAAAGTGCTGAAAAACCGTGTGCGTTCTTATTTTACGGGCAGCCACGATACAAAAACGCAGCGCCTTGTTAACGAGATCGAGGATTTCGAATACATCGTTACGTCTTCTGACAAAGAAGCCTTGATTCTCGAATTGACCTTGATCAAAAAGCATGATCCGAAATACAATATCCGGTTAAAAGACAATAAGACCTATCCGTATTTGAAAATTACGGGCGAGCGGCATCCGAAACTGGTCATTACCCGTCAAGTCAAAAAAGACAAAGGTAAATATTTTGGCCCTTATCCGAATGCCTACGCTGCTAGCGAAACGAAAAAGCTGCTGGACCGGTTGTATCCGCTCCGCAAATGCCATACGATGCCGGACCGTGTTTGTCTGTACTATCATCTCGGCCAATGCCTAGCACCTTGTGTTAAGCCGGTGGAGAAAGACACGTATAAGGAAATGATCGATGGCATCAGCCGTTTTCTCAACGGCGGCTTTCGTGAAGTCAAGCAAGACCTGACGGAGAAGATGAGTGAGGCGGCGGAGAATCTGGAGTTCGAACGGGCAAAAGAATACCGCGACCAAATCAGCCACATCGAATCGGTCATGGAAAAACAGAAAATGGCGATGAACGATTTCACCAACCGTGACGTTTTCGCTTACGCGGTCGATAAAGGGTGGATATGCATACAGGTCTTCTTCGTGCGACAAGGAAAGCTGATCGAACGCGAAGTTTCGATGTTTCCTTTATACCGAGACCCGGATGAGGAATTTTTGACTTTCCTTGGACAGTTTTATGAAAAACCGGACCATATCAAGCCAAACGAAATCTTGCTGCAAGAAGCTGAAGATGAAGAATTCCTGAAAGAATGGCTCGGGGCGAAAGTACTTGTCCCGCAACGTGGCAAGAAAAAAGATTTGGTGCAACTCGCGCAAAAAAATGCGGAAATTGCCATCAAGGAAAAATTCCAGCTGCTCGAGCGCCAGGAAGAGCGGACGGTCGGTGCTTGCAACGAACTGGGCGAAGCAATGAATATCCACACGCCTTTGCGTATCGAAGCATTCGATAACTCTCATATTCAAGGAGCGGATGCCGTATCTGCGATGGTTGTCTTCATTGACGGCAAACCATCGAAGAAAGATTACCGCAAATATAAAACGCGCTCTGCCCAAAAGCCCGATGATTATGCAGCCATGCGTGAAGTGGTTCGCAGGCGTTATAGCCGCGTGCTGAAAGATGGCCTGCCCTTGCCTGACTTGATCATTATCGACGGTGGCAAAGGCCAGATTGAATCGGCACGCGAAATCGTTGAAGACGAACTCGGCCTCGACATCCCAATCGCAGGTCTCGCTAAAGATGCCAAGCACCAAACTTCCCAGTTGCTGTACGGCAACCCAATCGAGATGGTGGAACTTAAACGCACAAGCGAAGCATTTTATTTATTGCAGCGCATACAAGATGAAGTCCACCGATTCGTCATCACGTTCCACCGCCAATTGCGCGGCAAGAATTCGATTCAATCCGCACTCGACGGTCTGCAAGGTGTCGGGCCGAAGCGCAAGCAACAATTGTTGAAGCATTTTGGGTCGGTGCGAAAAATCAAAGAAGCGAATGCTGCGGAAATCCAACAGGCAGGTATTCCCGAGAAGCTGGCCGCAGAAATCGAACAGCATTTTAAGGAACAGCCGTTGCAACAAGAATAA
- a CDS encoding aspartate kinase, whose amino-acid sequence MTTIVMKFGGTSVASPDKIVGVAKRAIREKQQGKRVVIVVSAMGKTTDTLLGLAGEISAEPPKREMDMLLATGEQVTISLLAMAFKQLGHDALSFTGWQAGIETESVPRNARIETIHTERLEEALDLGLFCVVAGFQGVDKSGNITTLGRGGSDTTAVALAGALGAEKCEIYTDVDGVYTSDPRYVTGARKLEQISYDEMLELANLGAGVLHPRAVEFAKNNQVPLSVRASYSDEPGTIIQEVITVEKNLIVRGVAFEKDIARITVSYTKPFNGSLANIFTILADHLIDVDIIVQSISEEFPPSVSFSIKEDSLAEAQRVLSEAQEHIGYNAIDIETGLAKVSIVGSGMVSNPGVAAKMFDILRTQDVPVKMVSTSEIKVSVVVPASKMESSANALHDAYELTPASVT is encoded by the coding sequence ATGACAACAATCGTAATGAAATTTGGAGGGACGTCTGTGGCGTCACCTGACAAAATCGTAGGCGTCGCAAAACGCGCCATCCGTGAAAAACAACAAGGCAAACGCGTCGTCATCGTCGTTTCCGCGATGGGCAAGACGACTGACACGCTGCTAGGCCTGGCGGGAGAGATTTCTGCTGAGCCGCCAAAGCGTGAAATGGACATGTTATTGGCAACTGGCGAACAAGTAACCATTTCGCTATTAGCGATGGCCTTTAAGCAGCTTGGCCATGATGCATTAAGCTTTACCGGGTGGCAGGCGGGAATCGAGACGGAATCGGTTCCGCGCAATGCGCGCATCGAAACCATCCACACTGAGCGTTTGGAAGAAGCGCTTGACCTGGGCTTGTTCTGCGTGGTCGCAGGGTTCCAAGGCGTCGATAAGAGCGGCAATATCACAACACTCGGCCGCGGTGGCTCCGATACAACTGCTGTGGCGCTTGCCGGCGCACTAGGCGCGGAAAAATGTGAGATTTATACGGACGTTGACGGAGTTTATACATCCGATCCCCGTTATGTCACAGGCGCCCGCAAGCTCGAACAGATTTCATATGACGAAATGCTTGAACTGGCGAATTTGGGTGCGGGTGTACTTCATCCGCGCGCCGTGGAATTTGCTAAGAACAATCAAGTGCCCCTTTCTGTACGGGCCAGCTACTCGGATGAACCGGGGACTATCATTCAAGAGGTGATCACTGTGGAAAAAAATCTAATCGTGCGCGGTGTAGCATTTGAAAAAGACATCGCCCGCATTACTGTTAGTTACACGAAGCCGTTTAACGGGTCGCTCGCCAATATTTTCACGATCTTAGCGGATCATTTGATCGATGTCGATATTATTGTACAGAGCATTAGCGAAGAGTTCCCGCCATCTGTTTCGTTCTCCATCAAAGAAGACAGCCTGGCAGAAGCGCAGCGCGTGTTGTCGGAAGCGCAAGAGCATATCGGCTATAACGCCATCGATATCGAAACCGGCTTGGCGAAAGTATCCATCGTCGGCTCTGGAATGGTATCGAATCCAGGTGTCGCGGCGAAAATGTTCGACATTCTTCGCACGCAGGATGTGCCAGTGAAAATGGTCAGCACTTCAGAAATCAAAGTCTCTGTTGTCGTGCCGGCAAGCAAAATGGAGAGCTCAGCGAATGCGCTTCACGACGCATATGAACTAACGCCAGCCTCTGTCACATAA
- a CDS encoding succinate dehydrogenase cytochrome b558 subunit: protein MDNNREFLMRRLHSLLGVIPIGLFLTQHLIVNHFATQGVEAFNQAAHFMANLPFVIFLEIFVIYLPLMYHAFYGLYIAFTAKNNPGHYSYMRNMLFVAQRYTGVFLVVFIAWHIFETRFQVAIGAGEADFNMMENILSNPLMFAFYVVGVLSATFHFANGLWSFFVTWGITVSAKAQRYSTYFTLLVFIVLSIIGIRALFAFI, encoded by the coding sequence TTGGATAACAATCGTGAATTTTTAATGCGCAGGCTGCACTCTTTACTCGGGGTCATTCCAATCGGATTGTTCTTGACGCAGCATTTGATCGTCAACCATTTCGCTACGCAAGGCGTGGAAGCGTTTAACCAAGCTGCCCACTTCATGGCAAATCTTCCATTCGTCATTTTCCTGGAGATTTTCGTCATCTACTTGCCGCTAATGTATCATGCTTTCTACGGATTATACATAGCGTTCACGGCGAAAAACAACCCGGGACATTACAGCTACATGCGCAACATGTTGTTTGTTGCACAGCGCTACACCGGGGTTTTCCTAGTGGTCTTTATCGCATGGCACATTTTTGAGACAAGGTTCCAAGTGGCGATTGGCGCAGGTGAAGCAGATTTCAACATGATGGAAAACATCTTGTCGAATCCGTTGATGTTTGCGTTTTATGTTGTCGGTGTCTTGTCTGCAACGTTCCACTTTGCGAACGGATTGTGGTCTTTCTTTGTAACGTGGGGAATCACGGTTTCAGCGAAAGCACAGCGCTACTCAACTTATTTCACACTTCTAGTCTTTATTGTATTATCGATCATTGGTATCAGAGCATTGTTTGCATTCATTTAA
- the sdhA gene encoding succinate dehydrogenase flavoprotein subunit has translation MAKGKISIVGGGLAGLMAAIKVAEAGAPADLFSIVPVKRSHSVCAQGGINGAVNTKGEGDSPAIHLDDTVYGGDFLANQRPVKAMADAAPGIIRLLDRMGVMFNRTPEGLLDFRRFGGTMHHRTAFAGATTGQQLLYALDEQVRRYEVAGLITKYEGWEFLGLVIDDEGASKGITAQNLTSMEIKSFRSDAVIMATGGPGIIFGKSTNSVINTGSAASIVYQQGAYYANGEFIQIHPTAIPGDDKLRLMSESARGEGGRIWTYKDGKPWYFLEEKYPAYGNLVPRDIATREIFDVCVNQKLGINGENMVYLDLSHKDSKELDIKLGGIIEIYEKFTGDDPRKVPMKIFPAVHYSMGGLWVDDHQMTNIPGVLAAGECDYSQHGANRLGANSLLSAIYGGMVAGPNALDYVKGLEVLAEDLPNDIYDKHEAEEQRKWDEILALDGTENAYVLHKELGEWMTDNVTVVRYNDRLEETDRKIQELLERFNHISMTDTQLWSNQGAMFTRQLKNMLHLARVITIGALKRNESRGAHYKPEFPERNDEEFLKTTMAKFNGYEAPIFHYEEVDTGLIPPRKRDYSAKA, from the coding sequence ATGGCGAAAGGCAAAATTTCTATCGTCGGTGGGGGACTAGCTGGCTTAATGGCAGCGATCAAAGTTGCCGAAGCAGGAGCACCTGCCGATCTATTTTCCATCGTTCCCGTTAAACGGTCTCACTCTGTGTGCGCACAGGGCGGCATTAACGGAGCGGTGAATACAAAAGGTGAAGGGGATTCCCCAGCAATTCACTTGGACGACACCGTTTACGGCGGTGACTTCCTAGCGAACCAAAGACCGGTTAAAGCGATGGCCGATGCAGCACCTGGCATCATCCGCCTGCTTGACCGCATGGGCGTCATGTTCAACCGTACACCAGAAGGCTTGCTCGATTTCCGTCGTTTCGGCGGGACGATGCACCACAGAACAGCATTTGCCGGCGCAACGACTGGCCAACAATTGCTTTATGCACTTGATGAGCAAGTCCGCCGCTATGAAGTAGCAGGACTCATCACGAAGTATGAAGGTTGGGAATTCCTTGGCCTCGTTATCGATGATGAAGGCGCATCAAAAGGAATCACGGCACAGAACTTGACGTCAATGGAGATCAAATCGTTCCGTTCAGACGCTGTTATTATGGCGACTGGCGGACCTGGGATTATCTTCGGAAAATCCACAAACTCAGTCATCAACACAGGTTCTGCTGCATCAATCGTTTATCAACAAGGCGCTTATTATGCAAACGGCGAATTCATTCAAATCCACCCTACAGCGATTCCTGGCGACGACAAGCTCCGCTTAATGTCAGAATCTGCACGCGGTGAAGGCGGACGGATTTGGACGTATAAAGATGGCAAGCCTTGGTACTTCCTAGAAGAAAAGTATCCGGCTTACGGAAACTTGGTTCCTCGTGACATCGCGACACGCGAAATCTTCGACGTGTGCGTTAACCAAAAGCTCGGCATCAACGGCGAGAACATGGTGTACTTGGACCTTTCCCATAAAGATTCGAAAGAACTCGACATCAAATTGGGCGGCATCATTGAAATTTACGAGAAATTCACAGGCGACGATCCACGCAAAGTACCGATGAAAATCTTCCCGGCTGTCCACTATTCAATGGGCGGACTATGGGTTGACGATCATCAGATGACGAACATCCCTGGCGTTTTGGCAGCAGGAGAATGTGATTATTCCCAGCATGGTGCAAACCGTCTCGGAGCCAATTCACTCCTGTCAGCTATTTACGGCGGCATGGTTGCTGGGCCGAATGCTCTTGACTATGTCAAAGGCTTGGAAGTTCTTGCAGAAGACTTGCCAAACGACATTTACGACAAGCATGAAGCTGAAGAACAGCGTAAATGGGATGAAATTCTTGCGCTTGACGGAACAGAAAATGCTTACGTCCTGCACAAGGAACTAGGCGAATGGATGACGGACAACGTGACGGTCGTGCGCTATAATGACCGCCTCGAAGAAACAGACCGCAAAATCCAGGAGCTGCTTGAACGCTTTAACCATATCAGCATGACGGACACGCAACTTTGGAGCAACCAAGGGGCAATGTTTACTCGCCAGCTGAAAAATATGCTACATTTAGCACGTGTCATCACCATTGGGGCATTAAAGCGCAACGAAAGCCGCGGCGCTCATTACAAACCGGAATTCCCGGAACGTAATGATGAGGAATTCCTGAAGACGACTATGGCGAAGTTCAATGGCTACGAAGCGCCTATCTTCCATTATGAAGAAGTCGACACTGGCTTGATCCCGCCACGCAAACGCGACTATTCCGCGAAAGCATAG
- the sdhB gene encoding succinate dehydrogenase iron-sulfur subunit — protein MGEAAKTVIFEIERQNSTDESSYWEKFELPYRANMNVISALMEIRRNPVNMDGKKTTPVNWDMNCLEEVCGACSMVINGKARQSCTALVDQLEQPIRLQPMSTFPVVRDLIVDRSRMFDSLKKVKAWVPIDGTHDLGEGPRMPERKRQWAYELSKCMTCGVCLEACPNVNDKSDFIGAAPLSQVRLMNAHPTGSMNRDERLNAIMGEGGLADCGNSQNCVESCPKGIPLTTSIAALNRDVSIQMFRNFFGSDHMVD, from the coding sequence ATGGGTGAAGCAGCAAAAACGGTTATTTTCGAAATCGAACGCCAAAACTCCACAGACGAAAGTTCGTACTGGGAAAAGTTCGAATTGCCATATCGTGCCAACATGAACGTCATTTCTGCGTTGATGGAAATTCGACGCAACCCGGTCAATATGGACGGGAAGAAAACAACTCCAGTCAACTGGGACATGAACTGCCTTGAGGAAGTTTGTGGGGCTTGTTCTATGGTCATTAATGGCAAAGCACGCCAGTCATGTACGGCACTTGTCGACCAATTGGAACAACCAATCCGTCTTCAGCCGATGAGCACATTCCCGGTCGTCCGCGATTTGATCGTAGACCGCAGCCGCATGTTCGATTCATTGAAGAAAGTCAAAGCGTGGGTGCCAATCGATGGTACGCATGATCTTGGCGAAGGTCCACGTATGCCTGAACGCAAACGCCAATGGGCTTATGAATTGTCTAAATGTATGACGTGCGGTGTATGCTTAGAAGCCTGCCCGAACGTTAACGATAAATCTGACTTTATCGGCGCGGCGCCTCTTTCTCAAGTACGTTTGATGAACGCGCACCCAACAGGCTCCATGAACCGTGATGAGCGTTTGAACGCGATCATGGGCGAAGGCGGCCTTGCGGATTGCGGTAACTCACAAAACTGTGTGGAATCTTGCCCGAAAGGCATTCCATTGACAACATCAATCGCAGCTTTGAACCGCGATGTCAGCATCCAAATGTTCCGTAATTTCTTCGGAAGCGATCATATGGTCGACTAA
- a CDS encoding acyl-CoA thioesterase, with amino-acid sequence MTAAYIEDFDQWQQGFSFYAPVHVRFSETDMFGHVNNTVPIAYFEYARIEFMKEVGLMQAWLSKNSDLIPVVADMQVDFVSQVFFDEQLKVFVKVESIGNSSADIHYWAVNDKHETCFTGRGAIVQISKASGKGHPWSDQDKAMLRNGSLTSAGNKN; translated from the coding sequence ATGACAGCGGCATACATAGAAGATTTCGATCAATGGCAGCAAGGATTTAGTTTTTATGCACCGGTCCATGTTCGTTTTTCAGAAACGGACATGTTCGGGCATGTCAATAACACAGTGCCGATTGCTTATTTTGAGTACGCACGAATCGAGTTCATGAAAGAAGTCGGTTTGATGCAGGCTTGGCTTTCAAAAAACAGCGATTTAATACCTGTCGTAGCAGATATGCAAGTCGATTTTGTCAGCCAAGTGTTTTTCGATGAGCAATTGAAAGTGTTCGTAAAAGTAGAGTCAATTGGAAACTCGTCCGCCGATATACATTATTGGGCAGTAAATGACAAGCATGAAACTTGTTTCACCGGCAGAGGCGCCATTGTCCAAATCTCGAAAGCAAGCGGCAAAGGGCATCCGTGGAGCGATCAAGATAAGGCAATGTTGCGAAATGGAAGCCTGACTTCCGCCGGCAATAAAAACTAG
- a CDS encoding MarR family winged helix-turn-helix transcriptional regulator — protein sequence MTEDNLNHRHDLEHVAFMEKELRYISGIIKQKGREILNSYTITPPQFVALQWLFEHGDMTIGDLSNKMFLAFSTTTDLVDRMEKNDLVVRIREEQDRRVVRIKLLKEGERIIEEVIKKRQGYLEAVLDDFSEEEVEQFSSLLEKMHINMK from the coding sequence ATGACCGAAGACAACTTAAACCATCGCCACGATTTAGAGCATGTGGCATTTATGGAAAAGGAATTGCGTTATATATCAGGAATCATCAAGCAAAAAGGCCGTGAAATCCTCAATTCGTATACCATCACGCCGCCACAATTCGTGGCATTGCAATGGCTATTCGAGCACGGCGATATGACCATCGGCGATTTGTCGAACAAAATGTTTCTGGCGTTCAGCACCACGACTGATTTGGTCGACCGAATGGAGAAAAATGACTTGGTCGTACGTATTCGCGAGGAACAAGATCGCCGCGTCGTACGTATTAAGTTATTAAAAGAAGGCGAACGGATTATCGAAGAAGTAATCAAGAAACGCCAAGGTTATTTAGAAGCAGTGCTGGATGACTTCAGTGAAGAAGAAGTCGAGCAATTTTCAAGTTTGTTGGAGAAAATGCATATCAACATGAAATAG
- the racE gene encoding glutamate racemase — MTSNAPIGVIDSGVGGLTVAKEIMKLLPNEKICYIGDNARCPYGPRPLAEVRRYTWQMAEALMKMNIKMLVIACNTATAAALNSLQKKLPIPVIGVIFPGARAAIKSSSTKKIAVLGTSGTVKSGAYEKAIKSLVSASDVIQLACPRFVPLVESDEYEGEFARRMVAETLSAIKSKEFDTAILGCTHYPLLQGFIEEELGSTVTVLSSAQETAKDVARHLSFADKFADRRKPPVHQFYTSGSTAIFRTIIKKWLAIENPCIHSIQFPKP, encoded by the coding sequence ATGACATCGAATGCGCCAATCGGAGTAATTGATTCAGGCGTCGGCGGGTTAACCGTCGCCAAAGAAATCATGAAACTTCTACCTAATGAAAAAATTTGTTACATCGGCGATAATGCCCGCTGCCCGTATGGCCCGCGCCCTCTTGCGGAAGTTCGGCGCTATACGTGGCAAATGGCAGAAGCGCTCATGAAAATGAATATTAAAATGCTCGTCATCGCGTGCAACACAGCGACCGCTGCAGCGCTCAATTCCTTGCAAAAAAAATTACCGATTCCAGTCATCGGCGTCATTTTTCCGGGAGCGCGTGCAGCGATCAAGTCATCTTCGACTAAAAAAATTGCTGTTCTCGGCACTTCAGGGACCGTCAAAAGTGGGGCGTATGAAAAAGCGATCAAGTCGCTCGTTTCTGCGTCTGACGTCATCCAATTGGCATGTCCGCGTTTTGTTCCGCTTGTGGAAAGTGATGAGTATGAAGGGGAGTTTGCCCGCCGCATGGTAGCGGAGACTTTATCGGCGATTAAATCAAAGGAGTTCGATACCGCTATCCTTGGCTGCACCCATTATCCATTATTGCAGGGCTTTATTGAAGAAGAGCTTGGCAGTACGGTGACGGTTTTGTCATCAGCGCAGGAAACTGCGAAAGATGTAGCTCGTCATTTGAGTTTCGCGGACAAATTTGCGGATCGCCGCAAACCACCTGTCCATCAGTTTTATACATCCGGTTCGACAGCGATTTTCCGTACGATTATCAAAAAATGGCTCGCCATTGAAAATCCGTGCATCCATTCAATCCAGTTCCCGAAACCCTGA
- the rph gene encoding ribonuclease PH yields MMRIDNRQANELRPVEVETDYLIHPEGSVLITVGQTKVICTATIESRVPGFLRGQGKGWVTAEYSMLPRATNSRNQREATRGKLGGRTMEIQRLIGRSLRAVVDLERIGERTLWIDCDVIQADGGTRTASITGAFIAMTIALGKLDVPVFPVTDYLAATSVGINSDKQAILDLNYEEDSTADVDMNLVMTGSGEFVEMQGTGEEATFSRKELNEMLDLGEAGIQQLIQIQKSAIGELSSRIGEKAESTL; encoded by the coding sequence ATGATGAGAATTGATAATAGACAAGCAAACGAACTGCGTCCAGTAGAAGTGGAAACGGATTATTTAATCCACCCCGAGGGCTCGGTCTTGATTACAGTCGGCCAAACCAAGGTTATTTGCACGGCGACCATTGAATCGCGCGTTCCGGGCTTTTTGAGAGGACAAGGCAAAGGATGGGTCACGGCGGAGTATTCTATGCTGCCACGCGCCACCAACAGCCGCAACCAGCGCGAAGCGACACGCGGCAAGCTCGGCGGCCGTACGATGGAAATCCAACGCCTGATCGGCCGGTCTTTACGCGCTGTCGTGGATCTAGAAAGAATCGGTGAACGCACGCTATGGATCGACTGCGATGTCATCCAAGCAGATGGCGGAACACGCACAGCTTCCATAACCGGTGCTTTCATCGCCATGACCATCGCGCTTGGCAAATTGGATGTGCCGGTATTCCCGGTGACGGATTATTTAGCAGCGACAAGCGTTGGCATCAACAGCGACAAGCAAGCCATCCTGGACTTGAACTATGAAGAGGATTCAACAGCAGACGTCGACATGAACTTGGTCATGACGGGATCGGGTGAATTTGTTGAAATGCAAGGAACTGGAGAAGAAGCGACCTTCAGCCGCAAAGAATTGAACGAAATGCTTGATCTCGGTGAAGCGGGAATCCAGCAATTGATTCAAATCCAGAAATCGGCGATTGGGGAATTGTCTTCGCGGATCGGCGAAAAGGCGGAATCTACCCTATGA
- a CDS encoding XTP/dITP diphosphatase — MKKIVIATQNKGKAKDFETLLSPLGYEVLTLRDVAKDLDIEETGTTFEANAILKAEGVAKELGIPVIADDSGLEIDALDGEPGVYSARYAGGDKSDEANIEKVLEKLSDVPDGERTARFRCVLAVAAPGEQTQTFAGACEGEILRLRRGEHGFGYDPIFYVPVQERAMAELEPAEKATISHRGQALRKLSEAMPEWL, encoded by the coding sequence ATGAAGAAGATCGTCATTGCCACACAGAACAAAGGAAAAGCAAAAGACTTCGAAACTTTGCTATCTCCACTGGGTTATGAAGTATTGACCTTGCGGGACGTCGCAAAAGACCTCGATATCGAGGAAACCGGCACGACCTTTGAAGCCAACGCTATCTTAAAAGCAGAAGGTGTTGCCAAGGAACTCGGCATTCCGGTCATTGCCGATGATAGCGGGCTCGAGATTGATGCATTAGACGGAGAGCCAGGGGTCTATTCTGCACGCTATGCAGGAGGCGACAAGAGCGACGAGGCCAATATCGAGAAAGTGTTGGAGAAGCTGTCTGATGTACCCGATGGCGAGCGTACAGCGCGCTTTCGCTGCGTCTTAGCGGTTGCGGCGCCCGGAGAACAAACACAAACATTCGCTGGTGCGTGTGAAGGCGAGATCCTGCGTTTGCGCAGAGGCGAACACGGTTTTGGCTACGACCCGATTTTCTACGTTCCTGTCCAGGAGCGTGCCATGGCGGAACTTGAACCTGCAGAAAAAGCTACCATCTCCCATCGCGGACAAGCTTTGCGTAAGCTCAGCGAAGCGATGCCAGAGTGGCTATAG
- a CDS encoding YdcF family protein translates to MLSLIQTILIAATATSIWTFAGESELLEADAAIVLGTKVIGNEPSPVLEQRIKHAIDLYEAGYVEKIIFTGGTTDGAAIAESEVSRDFAIRHHIPEEDILIETQSLITEENFLFAGEVAEENGLSSFLVVSDPLHMKRALLMAEHAGIDAHSSPTPSTEFKGFTNIAPFFAREVVCYMAYVAVHAVI, encoded by the coding sequence GTGCTATCACTAATACAAACGATATTGATTGCGGCAACGGCAACGAGCATTTGGACATTCGCTGGCGAATCGGAATTATTGGAAGCCGATGCGGCGATCGTGCTTGGCACAAAAGTCATCGGTAATGAGCCTTCACCGGTGTTGGAGCAGCGCATAAAGCACGCCATTGATTTATATGAAGCGGGCTATGTAGAAAAAATCATTTTTACAGGCGGCACGACGGACGGAGCGGCTATTGCCGAGTCAGAGGTGAGCCGGGATTTCGCTATCCGCCATCATATCCCTGAAGAAGATATATTGATCGAAACCCAATCGCTCATCACTGAAGAGAATTTTCTCTTTGCCGGTGAAGTAGCTGAAGAAAATGGCTTATCGAGCTTTCTCGTTGTCAGTGACCCCCTGCATATGAAACGGGCCTTGCTTATGGCCGAACACGCTGGAATCGATGCACATTCCTCGCCGACACCGTCGACCGAGTTCAAGGGGTTTACGAACATTGCGCCGTTCTTCGCCCGTGAAGTCGTTTGTTATATGGCGTATGTGGCGGTACACGCCGTCATTTAG
- a CDS encoding OsmC family protein, translating into METDQLKLSTKWQGNFVFEAAGQGGHTLRMDAHQGVGNDQGLLPMQALLGSLAGCVGMDVVMILRAKMTEIRSIEIVTEGVKRRSLPKEFLAVTVTFIVEGDIDVDKVWHAIEVSGEKYCPVAHSLKADVTYKLVLNGEEAGAK; encoded by the coding sequence ATGGAAACTGATCAACTAAAGCTCAGCACGAAATGGCAAGGGAATTTTGTATTTGAAGCTGCGGGTCAAGGCGGACACACGCTACGGATGGATGCTCATCAGGGAGTCGGGAACGACCAAGGGTTGCTCCCGATGCAGGCGCTGCTCGGCTCTCTTGCTGGATGCGTCGGCATGGACGTCGTGATGATTTTGCGTGCCAAAATGACAGAGATACGCTCTATCGAAATCGTCACGGAAGGAGTTAAGCGTAGAAGTCTGCCGAAGGAATTTTTGGCGGTTACGGTAACTTTTATTGTAGAAGGTGATATTGATGTGGATAAAGTCTGGCATGCCATCGAAGTGAGCGGGGAGAAATATTGCCCGGTCGCACATTCATTAAAAGCAGACGTCACTTACAAACTGGTTTTGAACGGCGAAGAGGCTGGCGCAAAATAG